A region of Geobacillus sp. 46C-IIa DNA encodes the following proteins:
- a CDS encoding YpdA family putative bacillithiol disulfide reductase has product MREETIIIVGGGPCGLAAAIALQDAGFSPLVIEKGNIVHAIYRFPTHQTFFSTSDRLEIGGVPFITENRKPTRSQALAYYREVVARKQVRVNTFEEVKTIKRQQDGAFLVETSKDNYRAQYVVVATGYYDHPNYMNVPGEELPKVMHYFKEAHPYFNTDCVVIGGKNSSVDAAMELVKAGARVTVLYRGGGYSKSIKPWILPEFDALVRKGVIRMEFHAHVKEITEDAVVYEVNGETKTIKNDFVFAMTGYHPDHRFLTGIGVHVDPESGRPHYDLHTMETNVPGVFIAGVIAAGNDANEIFIENGRFHGDLIAACIAEREREASARKPL; this is encoded by the coding sequence ATGAGGGAAGAAACAATCATCATCGTCGGCGGCGGACCATGCGGACTGGCGGCGGCGATCGCTTTGCAGGATGCCGGATTTTCGCCGCTTGTGATCGAAAAAGGAAACATCGTCCATGCGATTTATCGCTTCCCGACGCATCAAACGTTTTTCAGCACGAGCGATCGGCTCGAAATCGGCGGTGTGCCATTTATCACGGAAAATCGGAAGCCGACGAGAAGCCAGGCGCTCGCCTATTACCGCGAAGTCGTCGCCCGTAAACAAGTGCGCGTCAATACGTTTGAAGAAGTGAAAACGATCAAGCGGCAGCAGGACGGGGCGTTTTTGGTTGAAACATCAAAAGACAACTATCGTGCCCAATACGTCGTGGTTGCCACCGGGTATTACGACCATCCAAACTATATGAACGTGCCGGGGGAAGAGCTGCCGAAAGTGATGCATTATTTTAAAGAAGCGCACCCGTACTTCAACACCGACTGCGTCGTCATCGGCGGGAAAAATTCGAGCGTCGACGCGGCGATGGAACTTGTGAAAGCCGGGGCGCGCGTCACGGTGCTATACCGCGGCGGCGGGTATTCAAAAAGCATCAAACCGTGGATTTTGCCGGAGTTCGATGCATTGGTGCGCAAAGGCGTCATCCGCATGGAATTTCACGCCCATGTGAAAGAAATTACGGAAGATGCCGTCGTTTACGAAGTAAACGGGGAAACGAAAACGATCAAAAACGATTTTGTGTTCGCGATGACCGGCTATCATCCTGACCATCGCTTTTTAACGGGCATCGGCGTTCACGTCGATCCGGAAAGCGGCCGGCCGCATTATGACCTGCACACGATGGAGACGAACGTGCCAGGGGTGTTTATCGCCGGGGTGATCGCCGCTGGCAATGATGCCAATGAAATTTTTATCGAAAACGGCCGTTTTCACGGAGATCTTATCGCTGCCTGCATCGCCGAACGCGAGCGTGAAGCATCGGCCCGGAAGCCGTTGTAA
- the ypeB gene encoding germination protein YpeB: MVRNILLAALALAVIGTGYWGYREHLEKNAILIHAENNYQRAFHDLAYQIDLLHDKLGATLAMNSHASLSPALAEVWKIAAEAHSDVGQLPLSLLPFNKTQEFLSQIGEFSYRTAVRDLEEEPLTKEEYKTLQALYKNAGAIRQELRNVQHLVLENNLRWMDVELALATNDQKGDNIIIDGFKAVEKNVDTFSSSSEFGPSFISLANEEKGFVRAQGRPITKAEAKRIARDFLGLKGTEEIKVTESGKGADDRFYSLTIHDPKTKGDIYMDITKKGGYPIWALNSRPVGKPKISLHEAANRGMAFLKRHQFTGFELYDSTQYDNVAVLTFVKSENGVRIYPEAIQMKVALDNGRVVGFTARDYLSSSVPRPLPKPKLTVEAVKKKVNPQLKVMEQRQAIIMNDLQKPVLCYEFLGTLGDETYQLFINASTGLEEKVERLESVEPNYG, encoded by the coding sequence ATGGTGCGAAACATATTGCTCGCGGCGCTCGCGCTCGCTGTCATCGGCACCGGCTATTGGGGCTACCGCGAGCACTTGGAGAAAAACGCGATTTTAATCCACGCGGAAAACAACTACCAGCGCGCGTTCCACGATTTGGCCTATCAAATCGACTTGCTTCATGACAAGCTCGGCGCCACGCTGGCGATGAACTCGCATGCGTCATTGTCGCCGGCGCTGGCTGAAGTGTGGAAAATTGCGGCGGAAGCCCACTCGGACGTCGGCCAGCTGCCGCTGTCGCTCTTGCCGTTTAACAAGACGCAAGAGTTTTTATCGCAAATCGGCGAGTTCAGCTACCGAACGGCGGTGCGCGATTTAGAGGAGGAACCGTTGACAAAGGAAGAGTACAAGACGCTGCAGGCGCTGTACAAAAACGCCGGAGCGATCCGCCAAGAGCTGCGCAATGTGCAACATTTAGTGCTTGAAAACAACTTGCGCTGGATGGACGTCGAGCTGGCGTTGGCCACGAACGACCAAAAAGGCGACAACATTATTATTGACGGCTTTAAAGCGGTCGAAAAAAATGTCGATACGTTCTCGAGTTCATCGGAGTTTGGCCCGTCGTTCATCAGCCTTGCCAATGAAGAAAAAGGGTTTGTCCGGGCGCAAGGCCGTCCGATTACCAAAGCGGAAGCGAAACGAATCGCCCGCGATTTTCTCGGTCTAAAGGGGACGGAGGAGATCAAGGTGACGGAAAGCGGCAAAGGAGCGGACGACCGCTTTTACAGTTTAACGATTCACGATCCGAAAACAAAAGGCGACATTTATATGGACATTACGAAAAAGGGCGGTTACCCGATTTGGGCGCTCAACAGCCGGCCCGTCGGCAAGCCGAAGATCAGCTTGCATGAAGCGGCCAACCGCGGGATGGCATTTTTAAAACGGCATCAATTTACCGGGTTTGAGCTGTACGACAGCACGCAATACGATAATGTCGCCGTGCTTACGTTTGTCAAAAGTGAAAACGGCGTTCGCATTTACCCGGAAGCCATCCAAATGAAAGTGGCGCTCGATAACGGCCGGGTCGTCGGTTTTACGGCGCGCGATTATTTGTCATCGTCAGTTCCGCGCCCGCTGCCAAAACCGAAACTCACCGTCGAAGCGGTGAAGAAAAAGGTCAACCCGCAGTTGAAAGTGATGGAGCAGCGCCAAGCCATCATTATGAACGACTTGCAAAAACCGGTGCTTTGTTACGAGTTTTTAGGAACGCTTGGCGATGAGACGTACCAACTGTTTATTAACGCGTCGACCGGTCTCGAAGAAAAAGTGGAAAGGCTCGAAAGTGTAGAACCGAACTACGGGTGA
- a CDS encoding flagellar brake protein, with protein sequence MIKIGDRVWLEPLDGSTRQYRSKALTIADGAIHISYPVDEQSGKTVYLLNGMQFKVSFVGQDGGLYMFDTEVKGKVRDPLPMVVLAYPGDEYVIRIQRRRYVRVKANVDAAVHPLDGGFAPFVTMTVDMSAGGAALLIPPAYASLLHPGMAVELWLVLTMRSGEYYYMKTKATIVRMAIDERGIAKMSVEFTDLHPQERARLIRYSFERQLDEKKRENEENK encoded by the coding sequence ATGATCAAGATCGGAGATCGGGTTTGGCTCGAGCCGCTCGACGGTTCAACACGGCAATACCGGAGCAAGGCGCTCACCATCGCCGACGGGGCGATCCATATTAGTTATCCTGTCGACGAACAGAGCGGAAAAACGGTGTATTTGTTAAACGGCATGCAATTTAAGGTGAGCTTTGTCGGCCAGGACGGGGGTTTATACATGTTTGATACGGAAGTGAAGGGGAAAGTGCGCGACCCGCTGCCGATGGTCGTCTTGGCTTATCCGGGCGACGAATATGTCATACGCATCCAGCGCCGCCGATATGTGCGGGTGAAGGCAAACGTCGATGCTGCCGTCCATCCGCTTGACGGCGGGTTCGCTCCGTTTGTGACGATGACGGTCGATATGAGTGCCGGCGGAGCTGCCCTTCTCATCCCGCCGGCATATGCTTCGCTTCTTCACCCCGGCATGGCGGTTGAGCTTTGGCTTGTGCTAACGATGCGCTCCGGTGAATATTACTATATGAAAACGAAGGCAACGATTGTCCGCATGGCCATCGATGAGCGCGGCATCGCGAAAATGTCGGTCGAATTCACCGACCTCCATCCCCAAGAACGCGCCCGGCTCATCCGCTACAGCTTCGAGCGGCAGCTTGACGAAAAGAAAAGGGAAAACGAAGAGAATAAATGA
- the sleB gene encoding spore cortex-lytic enzyme: MVRKLIMFTVIGVWICLHPASHAAAFSPQVIQRGAVGDDVIELQARLQYLGFYNGKIDGVFGWRTYWALRNFQYEYGLPVDGLAGAETKQKLVNASKYYEEFVKRQIRQGNDFTHYGGIPLSQQVKKRGGGGSTAKTTASNVPKGFSQNDIQLMANAVYGEARGEPYIGQVAVAAVILNRLEHPSFPDTVAGVIFQPGAFTAVADGQIWLTPNETARKAVLDAINGWDPSGGAIYYFNPATATSAWIWSRPQIKRIGQHIFCK, translated from the coding sequence ATGGTAAGGAAGCTCATCATGTTCACCGTAATCGGCGTGTGGATATGCCTGCATCCAGCAAGCCATGCTGCCGCCTTTTCCCCGCAAGTGATCCAGCGGGGGGCGGTTGGGGATGATGTCATTGAATTGCAGGCCCGGCTGCAATATCTCGGCTTTTACAACGGCAAAATTGACGGCGTGTTCGGTTGGCGCACGTATTGGGCGCTGCGCAACTTCCAATACGAATACGGCCTGCCAGTCGACGGGCTGGCCGGGGCGGAAACGAAGCAAAAGTTAGTGAACGCCTCGAAATATTACGAGGAGTTTGTCAAAAGACAAATCCGCCAAGGGAATGATTTCACCCATTACGGCGGCATTCCGCTCAGCCAGCAAGTGAAAAAGCGCGGCGGTGGAGGAAGTACGGCGAAAACGACGGCGTCGAACGTGCCGAAGGGGTTTTCGCAAAACGATATTCAGCTGATGGCGAACGCGGTTTATGGTGAAGCGCGCGGCGAACCGTACATCGGACAGGTGGCTGTGGCCGCCGTCATTTTAAACCGGCTCGAACATCCGTCGTTCCCGGATACGGTCGCTGGAGTCATTTTTCAACCGGGCGCGTTCACCGCGGTCGCTGACGGACAAATTTGGCTGACGCCAAACGAAACAGCGCGAAAGGCGGTGCTTGATGCCATCAACGGCTGGGATCCGAGCGGCGGGGCCATTTACTATTTCAATCCGGCGACGGCGACGAGCGCTTGGATTTGGAGCCGGCCGCAAATTAAGCGGATCGGGCAGCATATTTTCTGCAAATAA
- a CDS encoding YpfB family protein, translating into MKRIEQLLWKLVVIQAICLLIAQWLVLYTPVAFYIGKVYEYEGVAKPEKTKTIETAVDR; encoded by the coding sequence ATGAAGCGGATCGAGCAGCTGCTATGGAAGCTCGTTGTGATCCAAGCGATTTGTTTGCTGATCGCTCAATGGCTCGTGTTGTATACGCCGGTGGCATTTTATATCGGCAAAGTATACGAGTATGAAGGGGTAGCCAAGCCGGAAAAAACAAAAACGATCGAAACGGCCGTCGACCGTTGA
- a CDS encoding asparaginase has product MTKRKVVLLTTGGTIASKRNERSGRLNAGALSGEELAAMCHLPKEIEVQVESVFQLPSMHLTFAHWMELKKRIEAHFADPSVDGIVVTHGTDALEETAYFLDLTVNDPRTIVVTGSQRAPADLGSDVYINIRHAIYAACAEPLRGAGTVVVFNERIFAAKYVKKEHASNIQGFNAFGFGYLGIIDNDEVHVYQKPIRREYYELVRPLPPVDIVKCYLEADGKFIKAARESGVAGIVLEGVGRGQVAPNMVGEIVKAIEAGIKVVVTTSAEEGAVYTTYDYLGSAYDLHKKGVILGSDYDAKKARIKLAVALASGAALDGLFAY; this is encoded by the coding sequence GTGACGAAACGGAAAGTAGTGCTGCTAACGACCGGCGGCACCATCGCCAGCAAACGGAATGAACGTTCCGGCCGTTTGAACGCCGGAGCGTTAAGCGGCGAAGAGCTCGCTGCGATGTGCCATTTGCCGAAAGAGATCGAAGTCCAAGTCGAAAGCGTGTTCCAGCTGCCGAGCATGCATTTGACGTTCGCGCATTGGATGGAGTTAAAAAAACGGATTGAGGCGCATTTTGCCGACCCGTCCGTCGATGGCATCGTCGTCACCCACGGGACCGATGCGCTGGAGGAGACGGCGTACTTTCTTGATTTGACGGTGAATGACCCGCGCACAATCGTCGTCACCGGCTCGCAGCGGGCCCCGGCCGATTTAGGAAGCGATGTGTATATCAACATCCGCCATGCCATTTACGCCGCGTGCGCGGAGCCGTTGCGCGGAGCGGGGACGGTCGTCGTGTTCAACGAGCGCATTTTTGCCGCGAAATACGTGAAAAAAGAGCACGCCTCGAACATTCAAGGGTTTAATGCGTTTGGTTTCGGCTATTTAGGCATTATTGACAACGATGAGGTGCATGTGTACCAAAAGCCGATCCGGCGTGAATATTACGAACTCGTCCGCCCGCTTCCGCCCGTCGATATTGTGAAATGTTATTTGGAAGCGGACGGAAAATTTATTAAGGCGGCCCGTGAAAGCGGCGTTGCCGGCATTGTGCTCGAAGGAGTCGGCCGCGGGCAAGTGGCGCCGAACATGGTTGGTGAAATCGTCAAGGCCATCGAAGCCGGCATAAAAGTCGTCGTGACGACGAGCGCCGAGGAAGGCGCGGTGTACACGACGTACGATTATTTAGGGAGCGCCTATGATTTGCATAAAAAAGGCGTGATTCTCGGCAGCGACTACGATGCGAAAAAAGCGCGCATCAAACTCGCCGTCGCCCTTGCTTCCGGCGCGGCCCTCGACGGCTTGTTTGCCTATTAG
- the prsW gene encoding glutamic-type intramembrane protease PrsW, translating to MFSLISAGVAPGVALLSYFYLKDEYEAEPLSFVLRMFFFGVLLVFPIMFIQYVLAEENIISSPAAEAFLSAALLEEFVKWFIIYFFVYDHDEFDEPYDGIVYSASVSLGFATLENILYLLANGVETAVARALLPVSSHALFAVIMGFYFGKAKFAGRKRRYYLWASFLLPFFLHGIYDWILLAKKQWGYYMGPFMLALWWVALRKVKQAKGCARCQVTPSAKAVVQKVELP from the coding sequence ATGTTTTCGCTCATTTCTGCCGGCGTCGCCCCCGGGGTGGCGCTGCTCAGCTATTTTTACTTAAAGGACGAGTATGAGGCCGAGCCGTTGTCCTTTGTGTTGCGCATGTTTTTTTTCGGCGTCCTCCTCGTTTTTCCGATCATGTTCATCCAATACGTGTTAGCGGAAGAAAACATCATTTCATCGCCGGCGGCTGAAGCGTTTTTATCTGCGGCGCTGCTTGAAGAGTTTGTCAAATGGTTTATCATCTATTTTTTTGTGTACGACCACGACGAATTTGATGAGCCGTACGACGGCATTGTGTACAGCGCCAGCGTCTCGTTGGGCTTTGCGACGTTGGAAAACATTTTATACTTGCTGGCCAACGGGGTGGAGACAGCCGTCGCCCGGGCGCTGTTGCCGGTGTCAAGCCATGCGCTGTTTGCCGTCATTATGGGGTTTTATTTCGGCAAGGCGAAATTTGCCGGCCGAAAGCGCCGCTATTATTTATGGGCGTCGTTTTTGCTGCCGTTTTTTCTCCATGGCATCTATGACTGGATTTTGCTGGCCAAGAAGCAATGGGGCTATTACATGGGGCCGTTTATGCTCGCCTTATGGTGGGTGGCGCTGCGCAAAGTGAAGCAGGCAAAAGGGTGCGCTCGCTGCCAAGTGACGCCGTCAGCGAAAGCGGTCGTTCAAAAAGTAGAACTCCCTTAA
- a CDS encoding spore germination protein, whose product MRFFQRRKKGNLPQLAATTPSGMQDALAADINENIQNIQNIYRDCIDVVFRSFQIAGHTSAVLIYINGLANVEEMNENVLRPLMGKHSASGQDGQLNVTSLLEQQLTVVKVNKVQTIDECIHYIASGNPVLLVDGQSEGFALGLSGWEKRAIEEPVAESVIRGPREGFIESLETNLSLLRRRIRSPLLKTKSVTLGKYTKTEVVICYMEGIAPEAFVTEAEKRLRRIELDGVLETGYLEELIEDHPYSPFPQVLSTERPDVAIASLLEGRIVIMQDGSPFVLVMPVSFYSLIQSSEDYYQRTLIGTLIRWLRYLFLLISLLLPSAYIAILTFHQEMIPTTLLLTVAASRERVPFPALVEALIMEIVFEALREAGVRLPKQTGAAVSIVGALVIGQAAVQAGLVSAPMIMIVALTGIASFTIPRFTAGIALRMLRFPMMFLAGSLGLLGIMLGLLLVLIHMASLRSLGVPYLNAHVPNRDHQTKDVLTRTPWWKLNVRPRINERRKGRQG is encoded by the coding sequence ATGCGCTTTTTTCAAAGACGAAAAAAAGGAAATTTGCCGCAGCTGGCGGCGACAACGCCAAGCGGAATGCAAGACGCCTTAGCGGCCGATATCAATGAAAATATACAAAATATACAGAATATTTATAGAGACTGCATCGATGTCGTCTTCCGGTCTTTTCAAATCGCCGGGCATACAAGCGCCGTTTTAATTTATATCAACGGGCTCGCCAACGTCGAAGAAATGAATGAAAACGTGCTTCGCCCGCTGATGGGGAAACATTCGGCCAGCGGGCAAGACGGACAGCTGAATGTAACGAGTCTTCTTGAGCAACAGTTGACCGTTGTGAAAGTCAACAAGGTGCAAACGATTGACGAGTGTATTCATTACATTGCCTCCGGAAACCCGGTGCTGCTTGTTGACGGGCAAAGCGAAGGCTTCGCTTTAGGATTGTCTGGATGGGAAAAGCGGGCGATTGAAGAGCCCGTTGCCGAATCGGTGATCAGAGGCCCGCGCGAAGGATTTATTGAATCGCTGGAAACGAATCTTTCTTTATTGCGGCGCCGAATTCGCAGCCCGCTGTTAAAAACGAAATCAGTCACCTTAGGCAAGTACACGAAAACGGAAGTCGTGATTTGTTATATGGAAGGTATTGCCCCTGAGGCTTTTGTCACGGAGGCGGAAAAACGGCTGAGGCGCATCGAGTTGGACGGCGTGCTTGAAACCGGGTATCTCGAAGAGCTGATTGAAGATCATCCGTACTCGCCGTTTCCGCAAGTATTAAGCACGGAGCGGCCCGATGTAGCGATTGCCAGTTTGCTTGAGGGGCGCATTGTGATCATGCAGGACGGCAGTCCGTTCGTGCTGGTGATGCCGGTGTCATTTTATTCTTTGATTCAATCTAGCGAAGACTACTACCAGCGCACGCTGATTGGCACGCTCATCCGCTGGCTTCGGTATTTGTTTCTCTTAATTTCGCTTTTGTTGCCGTCTGCGTATATTGCCATTTTGACGTTTCATCAAGAAATGATTCCGACAACTCTTTTATTAACGGTCGCTGCCTCGCGGGAACGCGTTCCTTTTCCGGCGCTCGTTGAAGCGTTAATTATGGAAATCGTATTTGAGGCGTTGCGCGAAGCCGGCGTGCGGCTTCCGAAGCAGACGGGGGCGGCGGTGAGCATCGTTGGAGCGCTCGTCATCGGCCAGGCGGCTGTTCAAGCCGGCCTTGTCTCAGCGCCGATGATTATGATTGTAGCCTTGACGGGGATCGCTTCGTTTACGATCCCGCGGTTCACAGCTGGGATTGCGTTGCGAATGTTGCGCTTCCCGATGATGTTTTTAGCCGGGTCGCTTGGGCTGCTTGGGATTATGCTTGGGCTGTTGCTAGTTCTCATTCACATGGCTTCCCTTCGCTCTCTTGGCGTTCCGTATTTGAATGCTCATGTTCCTAATAGGGATCATCAAACGAAAGATGTGCTTACCCGCACCCCGTGGTGGAAGCTGAACGTCCGCCCGCGCATCAATGAGCGACGGAAGGGTCGTCAAGGCTAA
- the rpsA gene encoding 30S ribosomal protein S1 — protein sequence MTEEMNVQVNVYEVGDIVRGKVVKLEDKQVLVEVENSKQSGIIPISELSNLHIEKPSDAVAVGDEVTAKVKKVEEGKDGEEGLLILSKKAVDAERAWEELERKFASGETFETVIKDIVKGGLVADVGVRGFIPASLVEPHYVEDFSDYKGKTLAVKVVELDREKNRVILSHRAVVEEEQERQQKELLSRLEPGQVLDGVVRRIADFGVFVDVGGFDGLVHISQLSHTRVAHPSEAVKEGDAVKVKVLAVDSEQGRLSLSMKEALPGPWEGISEKVRPGDVVTGTVKRLASFGAFVEIFPGVEGLVHVSQIANRRIGSPHEVLKEGDEVKAKVLDVNEAEHRISLSIRALLEEETAAPAEDYSQYTKTAETRGFQLGEVIGEQLKKLK from the coding sequence ATGACAGAAGAGATGAATGTGCAAGTGAATGTGTATGAGGTGGGCGACATCGTCCGCGGCAAAGTGGTGAAGCTCGAAGACAAACAAGTGCTTGTTGAGGTGGAAAACAGCAAGCAAAGCGGCATCATTCCGATCAGCGAGCTGTCCAACTTGCATATCGAGAAGCCGAGCGATGCGGTCGCCGTCGGCGATGAAGTGACGGCCAAAGTGAAAAAAGTGGAAGAAGGCAAAGACGGGGAAGAAGGGCTGCTCATTTTATCAAAAAAAGCCGTCGACGCCGAGCGGGCGTGGGAGGAGCTTGAACGCAAGTTCGCAAGCGGCGAAACGTTTGAAACGGTCATTAAAGACATCGTCAAAGGCGGGCTTGTCGCCGATGTCGGCGTGCGTGGCTTTATCCCGGCCTCGCTTGTCGAACCGCATTATGTCGAAGATTTTTCCGACTACAAAGGAAAAACGCTCGCCGTCAAAGTCGTTGAACTCGACCGCGAGAAAAACCGCGTCATCTTATCGCATCGGGCGGTCGTTGAGGAAGAGCAGGAGCGCCAGCAAAAAGAACTGCTTTCCCGTCTTGAGCCGGGGCAAGTGCTGGATGGCGTCGTCCGCCGCATTGCCGATTTCGGCGTCTTTGTCGATGTCGGCGGGTTTGACGGACTCGTACATATTTCCCAGCTTTCTCATACGCGTGTCGCCCATCCGTCCGAGGCGGTGAAAGAAGGCGATGCGGTAAAAGTGAAAGTGTTGGCTGTCGACTCGGAACAAGGCCGCCTGTCGCTGTCGATGAAAGAAGCGTTGCCGGGTCCGTGGGAAGGCATCAGCGAGAAGGTAAGACCGGGCGATGTCGTCACGGGTACTGTGAAGCGGCTCGCTTCATTCGGCGCGTTTGTGGAAATTTTCCCGGGCGTCGAAGGGTTGGTTCATGTGTCGCAAATCGCCAACCGCCGCATCGGCTCACCGCATGAAGTGCTGAAAGAAGGCGATGAAGTGAAAGCGAAAGTGCTCGATGTCAACGAAGCCGAGCATCGCATTTCCTTAAGCATCCGCGCACTGCTCGAGGAGGAAACGGCCGCTCCGGCGGAAGATTACAGCCAATATACGAAAACGGCGGAAACGCGCGGCTTCCAGCTCGGCGAAGTCATCGGCGAGCAGCTGAAAAAATTAAAATAA
- a CDS encoding 1-acyl-sn-glycerol-3-phosphate acyltransferase, with protein sequence MRVDFYSVAKGAVKSILTPLYRIQVTGLEQFPKEGAVLLCANHISNLDPPVVGITAPRPVRFMAKEELFRTPVVKTLVKNLRAFPVKRGMNDRQALRTGLEVLKQGEVLGIFPEGTRSKDGRLKRALPGVGFFALRTDAAVVPCAIIGPYRPFVPLRVVYGAPIDMAPLRERKASPEEAADYIMDHIRRLLEQHQ encoded by the coding sequence ATGAGGGTGGATTTTTATTCGGTGGCCAAAGGAGCGGTAAAAAGCATATTGACTCCTTTGTACCGCATTCAAGTCACAGGGCTCGAGCAATTTCCAAAAGAAGGCGCGGTGCTTCTTTGCGCCAACCATATCAGCAACTTAGATCCGCCGGTCGTCGGCATTACGGCGCCGCGTCCGGTCCGGTTTATGGCGAAAGAGGAGTTGTTTCGCACCCCGGTGGTGAAAACGCTCGTCAAAAACTTGCGCGCGTTTCCAGTGAAGCGCGGCATGAACGACCGTCAGGCGCTGCGCACAGGGCTTGAGGTGCTGAAACAAGGCGAAGTTCTCGGCATTTTTCCCGAAGGGACGCGCAGCAAGGACGGCCGGCTGAAACGGGCGCTGCCCGGTGTCGGCTTTTTCGCCTTGCGCACTGATGCGGCTGTCGTCCCGTGCGCCATCATCGGCCCATACCGGCCATTTGTGCCGCTCAGAGTCGTATACGGGGCGCCGATTGATATGGCGCCGCTGCGTGAGCGGAAGGCCAGTCCGGAAGAAGCGGCCGATTACATTATGGATCATATTCGCCGCTTGCTTGAGCAGCATCAGTAA
- the cmk gene encoding (d)CMP kinase: MERRISIAIDGPAAAGKSTVAKLIANRLSYVYIDTGAMYRALTHRALQCGVDIHDEQALLSLLRDTSIELKPSSHGQLVFVNGEDVTDIIRGEAVTNAVSFVAKHPLVREEMVARQRALAKGGGVVMDGRDIGTNVLPNAEVKIFLKASVEERARRRHEEHIARGFPSDLEKLKEEIARRDRLDSERETAPLRKAPDAVEIDTTSLTVEEVAARIMEIVNERIG; the protein is encoded by the coding sequence ATGGAACGACGAATTAGCATCGCGATCGATGGTCCTGCGGCAGCAGGGAAAAGCACGGTCGCCAAACTCATTGCCAACCGCCTTTCTTATGTATATATCGATACCGGTGCAATGTACCGCGCGTTAACGCATCGGGCGCTTCAATGCGGCGTCGACATCCATGATGAACAGGCGCTGTTGTCATTGCTCCGGGATACATCGATTGAACTGAAGCCGTCGTCGCACGGGCAATTGGTGTTTGTCAACGGCGAGGACGTCACCGATATCATTCGTGGAGAGGCGGTGACAAATGCGGTGTCGTTCGTAGCGAAACACCCGCTTGTGCGCGAGGAGATGGTCGCCCGCCAGCGCGCCTTGGCCAAAGGGGGCGGCGTTGTGATGGACGGACGCGATATCGGGACGAACGTGCTTCCGAATGCCGAGGTGAAAATTTTCTTAAAAGCTTCAGTTGAGGAGCGGGCGCGGCGCCGGCACGAAGAACATATCGCCCGCGGCTTTCCGTCTGACCTCGAAAAGCTGAAAGAAGAGATCGCCCGCCGCGACCGGCTTGATTCAGAGCGGGAAACGGCTCCGCTTCGCAAGGCGCCGGACGCGGTAGAAATTGACACGACGTCGCTGACGGTCGAGGAAGTGGCGGCGCGCATTATGGAAATTGTCAACGAAAGGATTGGATGA